GGCGGGCATTACGCCGACCCCTTCGCCGCCGACAAGCCGCTGTTCACCATCGACGCCGCCAACCACGCCCAGCACGCCGACAAGCTCACCCCGGGCCAGGTCGAGATGCTCAAGACCTACGCCACGTGGAAGATGAACGTCTACCCCACGCGGCGCAGCGCGGCCTTCCCGCAGGGGCACTACGACCAGACCATCGCCAACGCCAGCCGCGCCAAGCTGGTCGATGGCGGGCGCACGATCGAGGGCACGACCGGCGGCATCCCGTTCCCGATTCCGCAGAACGGTGCCGAGGCGATCTGGAACCACCTCGCGCGCTACCGCGGCGAGGCCTACGCGATGAACTGGAGCCAGGCCGCGGTGACGCGCCAGGGCACCTACACGCCGGTGCGCTTCGAGTACCAGTACGACTTCCACTACGGCAGCCTGAGCAAGTCGCCGGAGCAGATCGAGCAGGGCAAGCTGTTCAACTTCCTGCAGACGGTGACGGCGCCCGCGCGCCTGGCGGGGCAGATCCTGCTGGTGCACGAGTTCCTCGACCGCCGCCAGGCGTGGACCTACAACCCCGGTCAGCGCCGCGTACGCTTGGCGCCCAACGTCGCCTACGACAACCCGGGCACCGCGGCCGACGGTCTGCGCACCAACGACGACTTCGACATGTACAACGGCGCCATCGACCGTTACGACTGGAAGCTGGTGGGCAAGAAGGAGATCTACGTCCCCTACAACGCCTACAAGCTGGTCGGCAACACCGTGAAGATGGCCGACGTGCTGCAGGCGGGCCACATGAATCCCGAGCTCACGCGCTACGAGCTGCACCGCGTGTGGGTGGTGGATGCCACGCTCAAGGACGGCACCAGCCACAGCTACAAGCGCCGCACGTTCTATCTGGACGAGGACTCGTGGTCGATCCTGGTGATCGACAAGTACGACGCGCGCGACCAGCTGTGGCGCGTGTCGGAGCTGCATTCAATCAACTGGTACGACATCCCGATGCTGTATCCGAGCCTCGAGGTGCACCACGACCTGCAGTCGGGCCGCTACATCGCGATGGGCCTGCGCAACGACGAAGCGCGCGTCTATCAGGCCATCGAGGCGCGTCCGGCCGACTTCACGCCCGCAGGCCTGCGCGGCGTCGGCACGCGCTGAAGCACCCGGCCCGGCGCCACGGTGTCGGGCCTGAAACGAAGCGGGGCGGGGGCGCTGGCCCCCGCATCCGCATCCGGAAAGATCTTCCGTCCCTCCTGCCCGGCCCTGCATTCCGGAGCCGCGCTGCATGCGAGCCTGTCCTCATGAATCGAGCCATCGGCGTCCTGTTC
This region of Thauera sp. JM12B12 genomic DNA includes:
- a CDS encoding DUF1329 domain-containing protein → MRKTLTILGAALAVALSASAMADASRLGKDLTPMGAERAGNAAGTIPAWDGGLKAAPAGHEAGGHYADPFAADKPLFTIDAANHAQHADKLTPGQVEMLKTYATWKMNVYPTRRSAAFPQGHYDQTIANASRAKLVDGGRTIEGTTGGIPFPIPQNGAEAIWNHLARYRGEAYAMNWSQAAVTRQGTYTPVRFEYQYDFHYGSLSKSPEQIEQGKLFNFLQTVTAPARLAGQILLVHEFLDRRQAWTYNPGQRRVRLAPNVAYDNPGTAADGLRTNDDFDMYNGAIDRYDWKLVGKKEIYVPYNAYKLVGNTVKMADVLQAGHMNPELTRYELHRVWVVDATLKDGTSHSYKRRTFYLDEDSWSILVIDKYDARDQLWRVSELHSINWYDIPMLYPSLEVHHDLQSGRYIAMGLRNDEARVYQAIEARPADFTPAGLRGVGTR